From the bacterium genome, the window CGTTAAAAAAGCCTTTTTCAGCCGGTAAAATACCCACCAAAAAAAGCTGGCTTTTTAAGGCGAGTTGCTTAACGTTGCAAACCTATGACACTGTTTACAAATAAAAATGGCTCCCTGGAAATATTAAAGAAAAAAGATTTCCGTAATGAAAAAGAACTGCAACGCTTTGTGGAATCTAACCTCGAAACTCTTTTTAATGTGCGTTTTTTAGCGACGGAATTCGTAATCAGCGAAAAGCATGGAGGACGCATTGATAGCTTAGGTCTCGATGATAATGATTCGCCGGTAATTATCGAATATAAATGGGGCGAAAAAGACAATATCATCAATCAGGGTTTATTTTATTTGGATTGGCTGATTGATCACAAAGGTGATTTTCAGGTTTTGGTCGAAAAAATTTTAAAAGAAAAAATACAAGTCGAATATGGCTCTCCACGTCTCATACTTATTGCCCAATCGTTCAATAAGTATGATCAATTTGCCATCAACCGCATGGCGGAAAATATAGAGCTGTGGACTTACTCTCTTTACGAAAATAATACTTTTGAGTTGCGCTCCATCGCTACTTCTCAGGCCAAGAAAAATAAAGACACCTCTGCCAGCAAAGTGACGCAAATCTCCTATGATGATTACTCTGTGGATCGCTTGCTCGAAAAGGCAGAGCCTAATATCAAGGAGCTTTTTGACGAATTACGGGAACGCGTTTTAAATTTTGAAAGCGAGCAAGAAATCGAAGAATTGCCGCGCAAACATTATGTGGCTTATCGCACTAACCGTGCTTTTTTGTATGTCAGCATTCAGGTCAGTGCTCTTAAAATTCACATTATTATTAACCAAAAAGATTTGAATGATCCAAAAGGCATGACACGCGATGTTTCTAAAGTGGGGCATTATGGTTATGGAAACACAGAGATTATTCTTAAAAGCATGGATGACTTGGAATATGTGATGAGCTTTGTAAAACAGTCATATCTGGAAAGCTGTTAGAACGATGGAATGCAAATTGTTTTATTTTTTAGTAGGATATTTTTTTATCCATAGTCTAATCCCTTATGACCTCTGATAATAATCATAAAACATCTCCTAAAAGCTCTCGCCAAATCATATGCTATCCATTTACAATGTTTAGATATTTTTAAGC encodes:
- a CDS encoding DUF91 domain-containing protein, coding for MTLFTNKNGSLEILKKKDFRNEKELQRFVESNLETLFNVRFLATEFVISEKHGGRIDSLGLDDNDSPVIIEYKWGEKDNIINQGLFYLDWLIDHKGDFQVLVEKILKEKIQVEYGSPRLILIAQSFNKYDQFAINRMAENIELWTYSLYENNTFELRSIATSQAKKNKDTSASKVTQISYDDYSVDRLLEKAEPNIKELFDELRERVLNFESEQEIEELPRKHYVAYRTNRAFLYVSIQVSALKIHIIINQKDLNDPKGMTRDVSKVGHYGYGNTEIILKSMDDLEYVMSFVKQSYLESC